A region of the Mangifera indica cultivar Alphonso chromosome 10, CATAS_Mindica_2.1, whole genome shotgun sequence genome:
CTGCTCAATCAGCAACAAGAAATACGGAAGTGGGGCTGGGGCTGAGAAATTTCGTATCAGCACTTGCATTTGTTGGCCAAGTAGCTCCTGGTTGACAATTGCTTAACAGCTTGTGACACATGATTGTATCCTGGAAATCCAGTAAAGTATACTTCAAGTACTCAAGTCTCTCACATTCTGTCATTTTGGAGAATCCGAACCTCGTAGTCCAAGTATTTAGTACATTAGGGGCTGAAGGCAATACCAATTTCATCACTCCCATTCCAAAAAGCTGCCTCTCAAGCTCACCCATCAAACTCTGACACATTCCTTGTCTGCGATACTGGAACTTGGTAGCAACTAATGGTACCTCAGCAACCTCTTCAAACACTCTAACAGTGGCTACAGAAACtatttctcctttcttctccACAACAGCTGTGTAGAATCCTTCAAAGTTTTTATGCCTCATCtctgatttattatttaagatCACATCTTCAACAAGATCTTTTCCCATTAGAGGATCCTCAGCTGGCTCAAAACACTCATGCATAACGTCAATCGCATCCTTTATCTTTCTCTGGTTCTCTTTCAGGACCATACCATTCTTCAATAATCTCCAAGTTAAATCATCCACACCTAGTGATATAGGCAGTCCTGTAAGGTTATTGAGGCTAGTAAAAACATGTCCACACCTATTACTACAAAACCATTTATCATGAGCATAATTTTTTGCCACAACCTCTCCTCTCTTCCTCAGACAACCCATATGATATTTATGCTCGCATTGATGACAAGTCCGTACAACACCATCATCAACGGAATTCTCCCTTGATATGTCAAACTTTCCCTCACCACAGATCGCACAACAGCATGAAGGGCAGAACCAGTCTCCAGTAGGAACCTCCTTTAGGCCAAGGCAGTCCTTGTGATAAGTGGTAGGACATAAATCACATATGATTAATTCACCTCCATAGTGGCAAACACAACAAGCATCATAACTCACATCTTGA
Encoded here:
- the LOC123227853 gene encoding increased DNA methylation 1-like, translating into MAFAVKHSKESMGKPGLPLSSPGAEAVVQWYLHSGPGGRKNKNNNCSDEAKNFLLAMRWSLWYADKGGRKELRYTSPNGKVYYSLRTACKACIDEELPKEVAFSDLNKKHMESCSESSHASQSRKKRTREMSENLKESKRGKPLKTLKKLRELQKRKKLAGVQVISESSRFNLRVVLSKLIEKKVVTPGALVCYSGNLGEGWICCTGIKCKCCNKVFTMSDFEAHLGSKKHRPAANIFLEDGRSLLDCQKELLINNESASDGNHQDVSYDACCVCHYGGELIICDLCPTTYHKDCLGLKEVPTGDWFCPSCCCAICGEGKFDISRENSVDDGVVRTCHQCEHKYHMGCLRKRGEVVAKNYAHDKWFCSNRCGHVFTSLNNLTGLPISLGVDDLTWRLLKNGMVLKENQRKIKDAIDVMHECFEPAEDPLMGKDLVEDVILNNKSEMRHKNFEGFYTAVVEKKGEIVSVATVRVFEEVAEVPLVATKFQYRRQGMCQSLMGELERQLFGMGVMKLVLPSAPNVLNTWTTRFGFSKMTECERLEYLKYTLLDFQDTIMCHKLLSNCQPGATWPTNASADTKFLSPSPTSVFLVAD